In the Arachis ipaensis cultivar K30076 chromosome B10, Araip1.1, whole genome shotgun sequence genome, one interval contains:
- the LOC107623304 gene encoding plastidial lipoyltransferase 2 isoform X2 translates to MNLLNTVPSSAPPCPSLPLRTHSNLSKSLQFSYPKPSKFTSYGARLCELFDLHQEQVPYEVAWSWQKDIVKEKKAQLENEGDCSDTLIVLQHPSVYTLGTASTKDNLNFNINNAPFNVYRTERGGEVTYHGPGQLVLYPIINLRRHKMDLHWYLRTLEELVIRVLSLTFSIQASRVEGLTGVWVGNEKVAAVGIRVSHWITYHGLALNVTTDLTPFKWIIPCGIRNREVGSIKGLLLREAQSSNMAANGTNDLHSIMHDDGGLIGITRNSLIEEFSKVFQLEYRHRTISVPMLYERNQSDIVTETQQS, encoded by the exons ATGAATTTGTTGAATACAGTCCCTTCATCAGCGCCTCCATGCCCTTCTCTACCTTTGCGCACCCACTCCAACCTGTCCAAGTCACTCCAATTCTCATATCCGAAACCATCCAAATTCACATCTTACGGAGCAAGGCT CTGCGAGCTCTTTGATTTGCACCAAGAGCAAGTCCCTTATGAAGTGGCATGGTCTTGGCAGAAAGACATTGTGAAGGAAAAGAAGGCTCAGCTTGAGAACGAAGGAGATTGCAGTGACACCCTTATTGTTCTGCAGCACCCTTCCGTGTATACATTGGGTACTGCCAGTACCAAGGACAACCTAAATTTCAACATCAACAATGCACCCTTTAATGTTTATCGTACTGAGCGAGGTGGTGAAGTTACATACCATGGTCCTGGCCAGCTAGTTCTGTACCCTATTATCAATCTAAGAAGACACAAGATGGATCTACATTGGTACCTCAGGACACTGGAAGAGCTTGTCATTCGTGTTCTTTCTTTGACATTTTCCATTCAAGCTTCTCGAGTGGAAGGTTTAACTGGTGTCTGGGTTG GAAACGAGAAAGTTGCAGCTGTAGGTATAAGAGTGTCTCATTGGATAACATACCATGGCTTAGCACTTAATGTCACAACAGATTTGACTCCCTTCAAATGGATCATCCCATGTGGCATACGCAACCGCGAGGTTGGAAGCATTAAAGGGTTGTTACTGAGAGAAGCTCAATCATCAAATATGGCTGCTAATGGAACAAATGATCTGCATTCTATTATGCATGATGATGGCGGTCTAATTGGTATTACTCGCAACTCCTTGATTGAAGAGTTTTCAAAAGTGTTTCAGCTTGAGTACCGTCACAGAACTATTTCTGTACCTATGTTGTATGAAAGGAATCAAAGTGATATTGTTACTGAAACACAGCAAAGTTGA
- the LOC107623304 gene encoding plastidial lipoyltransferase 2 isoform X1, translated as MNLLNTVPSSAPPCPSLPLRTHSNLSKSLQFSYPKPSKFTSYGARLKLRSCELFDLHQEQVPYEVAWSWQKDIVKEKKAQLENEGDCSDTLIVLQHPSVYTLGTASTKDNLNFNINNAPFNVYRTERGGEVTYHGPGQLVLYPIINLRRHKMDLHWYLRTLEELVIRVLSLTFSIQASRVEGLTGVWVGNEKVAAVGIRVSHWITYHGLALNVTTDLTPFKWIIPCGIRNREVGSIKGLLLREAQSSNMAANGTNDLHSIMHDDGGLIGITRNSLIEEFSKVFQLEYRHRTISVPMLYERNQSDIVTETQQS; from the exons ATGAATTTGTTGAATACAGTCCCTTCATCAGCGCCTCCATGCCCTTCTCTACCTTTGCGCACCCACTCCAACCTGTCCAAGTCACTCCAATTCTCATATCCGAAACCATCCAAATTCACATCTTACGGAGCAAGGCT GAAATTGCGCAGCTGCGAGCTCTTTGATTTGCACCAAGAGCAAGTCCCTTATGAAGTGGCATGGTCTTGGCAGAAAGACATTGTGAAGGAAAAGAAGGCTCAGCTTGAGAACGAAGGAGATTGCAGTGACACCCTTATTGTTCTGCAGCACCCTTCCGTGTATACATTGGGTACTGCCAGTACCAAGGACAACCTAAATTTCAACATCAACAATGCACCCTTTAATGTTTATCGTACTGAGCGAGGTGGTGAAGTTACATACCATGGTCCTGGCCAGCTAGTTCTGTACCCTATTATCAATCTAAGAAGACACAAGATGGATCTACATTGGTACCTCAGGACACTGGAAGAGCTTGTCATTCGTGTTCTTTCTTTGACATTTTCCATTCAAGCTTCTCGAGTGGAAGGTTTAACTGGTGTCTGGGTTG GAAACGAGAAAGTTGCAGCTGTAGGTATAAGAGTGTCTCATTGGATAACATACCATGGCTTAGCACTTAATGTCACAACAGATTTGACTCCCTTCAAATGGATCATCCCATGTGGCATACGCAACCGCGAGGTTGGAAGCATTAAAGGGTTGTTACTGAGAGAAGCTCAATCATCAAATATGGCTGCTAATGGAACAAATGATCTGCATTCTATTATGCATGATGATGGCGGTCTAATTGGTATTACTCGCAACTCCTTGATTGAAGAGTTTTCAAAAGTGTTTCAGCTTGAGTACCGTCACAGAACTATTTCTGTACCTATGTTGTATGAAAGGAATCAAAGTGATATTGTTACTGAAACACAGCAAAGTTGA